The stretch of DNA AGATACAGCGTTTAAGGAAATGCAACATTTGCTGCAGAGATTACTTGCAGAGGAAAAGCGAGGTGCTGGGATAGGATGCGctaggaaatctttaaaggttcTCCTATGCGTCAAGTTCTTTACAGTAACGTGGTTGTGCCTCAcggaaggcatatttctattctaTTCCCTCGATGTTACTAGCTGGAAAAGTATAGCCAAATACATTTTCATGACCAATGCCTGGAATATACTGCAAATGGTGCCAATGGGTTATTTTCTCGCTATGTGGCACATTGCTCGAGGCTTTGATTATGTGAATAAGCgcatggaaaaaattataaggtcAAGATCTTCTAGACATTTGGAGGAGATGCAGAAACTATGGTTACTTCATGCCGGCCTCACCAAAACAGCGCTACGAATAAATAAGATCTATGGCCCCCAGGTGCTGGCTTCCCGATTTGATAACTTTATAATTGGAGTAGTGCAAGCCTATTGGGGAACCTTTTTCAGCTTCGGTATGTCCACACCTATTTATTGGCTGGTCTACGGAAGTGTTCAATATCAAATTCGATCACTGGACTATTATCTCATCGATTACGTGGCCGATTTGGTGGTGGAGTATCAGGGTTCGGCCAAGCATGCTTGGAGTGAATTTCGCTGGACGAAAGAggtatttaaattgtatttcaattccattaaaaatgttcatcAATTTCCTACAATCTAGATAAGTTCCTTTTCGATCTACGCCAATAGTTCGAAGCTACAACTCTGGACCTGCGGACTTTTTCAAGTGAATCGAAGCATGTGGTTCGATATGATAAGCAgcattttgtattatattttagtgCTACTGCAGTTTCATTTTGTTATGGagaaataatttgattatatatgAAGGCATTCTATGTTTCTTTATACTCTTGCTGCAGTTCCTTCTAGATTGGAGTTATGAGCTTGTAGCCTGTAATTAATTTGGTTAATGACAACTATCGGTATCATTTCCGCATCACTATCTGAAATCGTATTAATATTGATATTAAAACTTCCGCTTATTAGTAAAGCGAATGGCATCAGTCGCGTTTTTTGACTGGTTTAGAAGGGTCGTGGTCCGTTGGTGAAAACATATTTCGGCTATTGTTGCTAATAGTAACGTTTGGTTAACCGAAGGTTCCAGAGTACAATTTTTTCCCGGGCTTATGCTCTAGTGGCGAATATCGTAACACTTACAATGCTGCCCATCGTTATGTGGCAAGCTCGATTGACTTTCCAGGCGAAAATGCGCTATACACAGCTCATTTTGATAACCTATAATGTGCGGTATCTGGTGTCCTATGCGGTTATACTGTATACGGTCCTTTCGCGAGGTTTCCGAGATACAGCATTTAAGGAAATGCAACCTTTGCTGCTGCAATTACTAAAGGAGGAAAAGCGAGGTGGAGGAATAGAAAGCGCAAGGAGATCCCTGATGATTCTTATATGT from Drosophila takahashii strain IR98-3 E-12201 chromosome 2R, DtakHiC1v2, whole genome shotgun sequence encodes:
- the Gr59b gene encoding putative gustatory receptor 59b — encoded protein: MLYPLVKIYFEYSLVIGITSQRLANRKFQSSLFSRVYALVANIITLTMLPIAMWQVRLVFQARMKYPQLILITYNVRYLVSYAVILYTVLSRGFRDTAFKEMQHLLQRLLAEEKRGAGIGCARKSLKVLLCVKFFTVTWLCLTEGIFLFYSLDVTSWKSIAKYIFMTNAWNILQMVPMGYFLAMWHIARGFDYVNKRMEKIIRSRSSRHLEEMQKLWLLHAGLTKTALRINKIYGPQVLASRFDNFIIGVVQAYWGTFFSFGMSTPIYWLVYGSVQYQIRSLDYYLIDYVADLVVEYQGSAKHAWSEFRWTKEISSFSIYANSSKLQLWTCGLFQVNRSMWFDMISSILYYILVLLQFHFVMEK